A stretch of DNA from Xyrauchen texanus isolate HMW12.3.18 chromosome 31, RBS_HiC_50CHRs, whole genome shotgun sequence:
CATGTGTACCTCCACATGATCGACAGTCTCAGAAATGTAATCCAAACTGCGGTCTAACTCACTCGTTTATCTGGCTTCAGCCATGCAtaggtgtctttaactgtatATCTAAGGCCAAAGAACCACGTTTCCCTCAGCCCAATGGTCCGGCAAACAAGGTCAAACAGATCTTTTCCTTTCCACTTCACCTAGAAGATAAACATGAAAGCCTGTCAATACAGGACACAGAAACAAAGACACATTGACACATTGTGTCTTGTGTCTGTGCAAATGTcttgggcacataagatgtttcacaaaagcatttgtcttaagatggtacTTTATAtcatcagctttagtgtgtcaataggaaatataaatcttagactcccaaacattacatttgcTAATTgaaattacttttgcaaatagaataggaAGCCCTGCAACCGATTTCATGGCCCCcataaagccccccactgaacatcttgtcagtctgagattacataaagagacagaagcaattgagacagcctaaaagATAGAAATGTGGCGAattatccaagaagcttggaacatcctatctgccaacaaccaagaaaaactgtgtccagaggtacctaggagaattggtgctgttttgaaggcaaaaatgttcacactgaatattgatttagcttttttatgtttactggacttgtatgacattaagtgatacataaaaattgtttatgtcattatttttggaaaacatcctcactatgcaacatttttcacaagtgcctaaaacttttgcacagtactgcatgtGTTCATATGTTTACCTCACAACTGAACTCCATTTCAGCATCCACAGTGATGACTTTGACTTTAAAAGTCTTTGGCTGCTTCTTTTTTAGCCCCAATATCGACATTTTCACTTCGTAAACACCTGAAAGCATAAAAACGATTGTAGAACGATTTTATAATGACTTGAGCTGCTGAATACATAAGTAGGCCCTACAGCATCTGTCTCTTCACTATGTTGCTTGCACACGGCAGCTGCTTCTTTTATCTGCATGAGTCAGACGACAACAGGTAGGTCCCGTGCATGCTAAATAGTAgttaaaatcaaattatttagATTAACCACCTATGTTCCTGTTCACAGACAACATTATTAGTCTTCTATGGTCAATAGCTGAGTCAGCAAACCAATATTTTAAATAGTCCGCCGAGTTATTCACACCGAATTAGCAGAATTCGAGTCCAAATTGATTCTTTTAGCTTAGAAAACGGACAAAGAATGGTATTTGGTAATGGTAAGAaagctggattttttttttgtttgttttgtttttagttttcagcCGTATTTTGTCCTTAAGTCAAATTAAGACTTTTACTTTTGACAAATTCATAATGGCAGCGCTGCGGGTCTGTGGCACAGTGCTACATCTACTCGGAGTAGTCGATTACTCGTCAAAATTAAGTTGTAAAGACTTAAAGCAACAATTTGTAATCATTATAAAATACATAGGAATACAACCAGCAATAACATTTGTCGGTTACCTTGTGTAGTGTTAAAACAGGCCCGATCCACGGGTATGAGTTTACAGTTTCTGCGCAAAAACCACAACAATGGAAACTCGGCTCTTATACGTTCCCTTCATCGAAATCACTGTTAAATAAATCGGCAAGTACACTGAACTCTAAACAACTATCTCATTTTCTTATTAAATCATAATCTGCACGGTTGTAGTGCAGAAATCTCGAGTTTTAGTAACACTTTGTTGTTGTTTCTCGTTGCTGCCCTCTATTGAAAGGAAGGAGAACAGTTTATGGGACGTGACTAATTATTTACAGTATCTGCACATTATCAAGTGCaggtattgtattatattttaacatcagACCAGACTTGTAACCACTAGTAATCTAACAAAGTATTTCAGCACTTTACATAATcttaatgtgttttttatatacCTCGTCACTCttgtaatgtatttatgtatttggtaTTGTATTTCTCTTGCAGTACTTGCTGAAGCACTGTACTAGTGTGCACTGATTTGTTGTAACCTGCCCAGGGACTACGGATGAAAGTAGCTTGAAGTATAAAACTGAAACGCTGATTAATGTGCATTGTCCCtggtaaataagtaaataaaataaaatgtatatatatataatacaaatatttaaatgtgtgaaataataaataatagttcagataatatttttttactgtgttgAATTGAAACTTTATTGATCCCCCTGAGGGGAAATGTTACACTTTACAGCAGttcacagttaaaggaatagttcaccaaaaaatttaaaatctatttttctctcaaatgaatcatttactcaccctcatgcaatcccagatgtgtatgacgttcttccttttgcagaacaaaaatgaagatttttaaaacaatatttcagcCCAAGAGTTGCAATTGAATTGTGGCCaaaaattttaagctccaaaaagcacataaaggcagcataaaatgaatcaattttactccactggttaaatgcatatctttagaagctatatgataagtgtgggtgagaatcagatcaatatttaaaccctgttttacaataaatctccactttcatattattattcttttgtttttggctattcgcattcttcgtgcatatcgtcacctactgagcagggaggaggtTTTATACTAaaaatgtttctcacccacacctatcatatgtcttctgaagatatggatttaaccactggagtcatatggattacttttatgtgttcttgtgtgatttttggagcttcagtattttgttaaccattcacttgcattgagagaacctacagagctgagatagtcttctaaaaatcttcgtttgtgttcagcagaagatagtcattcacatctgggatgtaaatgataagataattttcatttttggttctaTCTCTttatatagaaaaatatctctaaaaATAGAGAAAAAGAGCATTTGAGAATATAAAAAACTATATAACAGATAGAAAATctgtataaagaaacaaaatatgtCATGAGTAACAGCAGACAGCAATGCACCAATTTGTATGATGTCTTGTGGCCGATGGAAGAAAAGACTTTCGATAACACTTTTATTAAAGTGGATTGATTTTCCACCTGTATTGGATTTATTATGTGTAGAATGTAACAAGCAtttaaagaaaacacattttgtgaaacattttcaaatgagaAGAGGTTTAAATGGTTGATATACAGGTTATAAGgtcacaaaaaaattacaattaccaTGAACATTTTTTAGATCTTTGCAATATTGGCTTCATTTTTTCCTATAGGAATGGCAAACCCAAGTCGAACCTTTTCTAATGTGAAGAATGTGATCCTGTCAGCCCATAAAAATACAGGGGCCCATGATAAGGTCAGCTTCTATGATACCTGGGCTGAGAACTATGAGCAGGTAAACTATAGAAAGCAGCAGCACTTTTCAAACAATGCTCTTTCCTAGGAAACATTTaatctgtaatttttttaatcaaatcaaatccctttattgtcactcaaccacaaacacaagtgcagcagtgggtgaaagtcttgggtgcagatCCAAGCAACATAGCACTATGAcaattatcattttaatttacacgTTTGattcacagtttacacatcttgttacacatcAAATACCCCCATATAATCAGTGGaattgacattcagctgtcgggTGATAGTCTGTTTCCAGTGTGTTAATTTTGTTTTACAGGATGTAGAGCTACTAGATTATCGGGCCCCCTTTTTAGCGGCTGAATGTGTCAATTCATTTTTTAGTGGTGACAGGGAGAAAGCCACCGTCCTGGATGTGGCCTGCGGAACAGGGCTGGTCTCTTCACATGTAAGCTTTGCTTCATTTGAATTCTGATCGACACATAAAATGTTGTAAGACCTGCTAATGCAAAGAGTGCTTCTATATTTTCTCAATCCCATTCTGTTGAGGAAAGTTGAAGAAAATGGGGTTTCATCACTTTGCGGGAGTGGATGGAAGTATGAGGATGCTGGAACTAGCCAAGAAAACAGGACTCTATCAGCAGCTTACTCAATGCCTGCTTGGTCATGATCCCATTCCTGTTGAAGTTGGTAATGTTGCTGACAGCTTAATTAATGTTTTGGActtgaaattgtccaaatgtaACTGAACACTATGTATATTTCTTTATCAGAAAGGTCTGGATGGTCATCAAATAGTAAAACTCCAGAATAAGTTTTAACGAATCAGCTCAGTATATTGCAGGTTCAATTTCCTGATGAAAGCCTTAATTTACAAGGCATTgaaataaaggatgcatattgcttaaaaaacaaaaaaaaaaaaaaacaagattaaaTGTTTAAAGAAATGGCCTGAATCATTTAAACATGCTTATTGGTTGATTTTTAAGTCTATGGTTTTATTAATACGGTTGAATTGTTGATATTTTCTCTGATCTGTCTCAGCTTCATTTGACATTGTTATAATTGTTGGAGCTCTGAGCATTGGGCAGGTGCCATTGACAGTCATCAGTGAGCTCTGCGAAGCTACAAAACCAGGTGACTTGAATATTTCATAATTATTGAAACGCATACATGAAGTTTAATCTGACAAGTTAAAGGTGCGCTGGCCATTGTCTTGGACTTGCAGCAGTGTACAAGACTTTATAATAAATCAAAAGTACTAT
This window harbors:
- the mettl27 gene encoding methyltransferase-like protein 27 isoform X1; the encoded protein is MSQTTTGMANPSRTFSNVKNVILSAHKNTGAHDKVSFYDTWAENYEQDVELLDYRAPFLAAECVNSFFSGDREKATVLDVACGTGLVSSHLKKMGFHHFAGVDGSMRMLELAKKTGLYQQLTQCLLGHDPIPVEVASFDIVIIVGALSIGQVPLTVISELCEATKPGGYVCMTTRGNADNREYKAELEQINKALEEEEKWSRVTVVEVEEWEKSVSEQDSGYIPGAIYLYQKSLKHSQLL
- the mettl27 gene encoding methyltransferase-like protein 27 isoform X2, whose translation is MCIVPGMANPSRTFSNVKNVILSAHKNTGAHDKVSFYDTWAENYEQDVELLDYRAPFLAAECVNSFFSGDREKATVLDVACGTGLVSSHLKKMGFHHFAGVDGSMRMLELAKKTGLYQQLTQCLLGHDPIPVEVASFDIVIIVGALSIGQVPLTVISELCEATKPGGYVCMTTRGNADNREYKAELEQINKALEEEEKWSRVTVVEVEEWEKSVSEQDSGYIPGAIYLYQKSLKHSQLL